GAGCCCTTCCTGCGCCCGGCGGCGCCAAGGCCTGGCGTACCGAACGGCCACGTCGATGTCCGGGTCGGCCGAGTCGAGGTCGATGTCCGCGACCGCCAGAGCGGGTTGCCCGTCGGCGGGGCACTGCGCCAGCCACCTGCCGCCGGGCGCCACGATCCCGGACGGCACCGTGGCGCTGAACTGCGCCGGCACGGCGTAGCCCACCCAGTAGCAGTACAGCGTCCCGTAGGCCTGGGCGACGCGCGCCCTCGGAGCGTCGTCGACCATCACGGAGAGCAGGACGCAGTCGACGCCCAGGCGCTCGTACTCGGCGAAGAGCGGCGGGAAGTTCGCCTCCACGCACAGCGCGCAGCCGATTCGGACGCCGTCTACCTCGAAGACCAGCGGCTCGCGGCCCGGGGTGTACAGGTAGGAGACCCCGGTATGCGACAGGAACCGCTTGTCGTACCTGGCGACCAGCTCGCCGCGGTCGGAGACGACGAAGAGGCTGTTGTGGGGCCTGTTCGGAGGCGTGAGGGGGTGGAGCGAACCGAACGCCGTCCACAGCCGTAGTTCT
Above is a window of Streptomyces sp. DT2A-34 DNA encoding:
- a CDS encoding carbon-nitrogen hydrolase family protein produces the protein MARTLRLAVAQSTVPEDPTDRGALRAAGQEIRALMAEAAGAGAQLVQFPEGAITYPSKHVMAAGPDGKLVPADWSRAAWDVLHEEAEAIAALAGELRLWTAFGSLHPLTPPNRPHNSLFVVSDRGELVARYDKRFLSHTGVSYLYTPGREPLVFEVDGVRIGCALCVEANFPPLFAEYERLGVDCVLLSVMVDDAPRARVAQAYGTLYCYWVGYAVPAQFSATVPSGIVAPGGRWLAQCPADGQPALAVADIDLDSADPDIDVAVRYARPWRRRAQEGLYEDRLVAGDPRSDIRTAF